A genomic window from Nicotiana sylvestris chromosome 11, ASM39365v2, whole genome shotgun sequence includes:
- the LOC138881883 gene encoding zinc finger BED domain-containing protein RICESLEEPER 1-like, with the protein MNKMIFISCVLDPRYKFTTVSFVLKKMLGDDEGTIIEKEVHTYMSSLFNEYVSKSVSKDNGGKVSTSLPSSSFSTMETSTGLGSLLDEIRKHKAASGGVDSKTELEKYLAEDPENERPEFDILAWWKVNSPRFPILGMMSRDVLDIPISSVAYKSAFSIGGRILDQFKSSLTPKLVETLVCLQDWLRSESLPEC; encoded by the coding sequence atgaacaaaatgatTTTCATTTCTTGTGTTTTGGATCCTCGCTACAAGTTTACTACTGTTAGTTTTGTACTTAAGAAGATGCTTGGAGATGATGAAGGAACAATTATTGAAAAAGAGGTTCATACTTATATGAGTTCATTGTTTAATGAGTATGTCTCTAAGTCGGTTTCAAAAGATAATGGTGGTAAAGTTTCTACCTCTTTGCCAAGCTCTTCATTCAGCACAATGGAAACTTCAACTGGTTTAGGTTCACTCTTAGATGAAATAAGGAAACATAAAGCTGCAAGTGGAGGTGTAGATTCTAAAACAGAATTGGAAAAGTATCTTGCAGAAGATCCTGAAAATGAAAGACCGGAGTTTGATATCTTGGCTTGGTGGAAGGTGAACTCACCTAGATTTCCTATTCTTGGTATGATGTCTCGAGATGTGCTTGATATTCCTATTTCAAGTGTGGCATATAAAAGTGCATTTAGTATCGGAGGGCGTATTCTTGACCAATTTAAGAGTTCATTAACTCCTAAATTGGTTGAAACTCTAGTGTGCCTTCAAGATTGGCTTCGAAGTGAATCGCTTCCTGAATGTTAA